The Ectothiorhodospiraceae bacterium 2226 region CAGGCCGCGGATGCGAAAGTGGTCTTTCGGGTTCTTGGTCTCCAAGCCGTGGAACACTTGCACCTTCAATCCTGGAATGAAGTCCGGAACCCAGTTGCCGGGCACAAATACCGCATCCGGCCGAAAGGCTTTGATTGCTTCGATGCTGTCAAGGTAGCGCTCGTCGGGCAAGAGGTGGTCCGCACCCGCGCCGTGGAAAAACCATGCCGACTCGCCACCGCGCGCGCGGATCGCTGCCTGCAAGGGGCGCAGGATGGCGAGCGAGTACGGCTGGTGGACAAAGAAGAGGTAACGTCGGCTCATGCGCCTCTCCGCCTACTGCTCGCACGTTCCAGGCGCTCCATGCGGCGGATGGCCCACAAGCCGGCATACTTATTGAACTCTACCTGGCTGTAGATGACCGCCATCAAGTAGCCGACCCGACCATCCAGAAACCCACCCCGAAACACATAGATATGCACGAAGACCCACGCCGCGCGCAGCGATGCCAGGAACAGACCGCCGCCTCGTTTGCCTGCGGCGTGCTTCTTCTGCGCGCCGAGCCACGCGTACTTGGCCGCCTTGTCCAATGCATGGCCGAAATCCCGATGCGTGTAGTGAAGCAGGCGCCCGCCGAGGGTCCCGAGCTTACCGGGAGCCACGATGAGCTTTTCGTGGACTTGGTCGGGCGAGAAACGCCCGGCCGCGCGGCGGAATAAGCGCAGCGGCGCTCGGGCACTGCGACCATAGTCGAGGCGCTTGCCATAAATCGTCACGCCCCAAGGGAGGCGATACGCCACCTCCTCGGCATCATTCGTAAGGAGTTTGCGAATGGAGGCCTGCATCTTCGCATCAAGCGCCTCGTCGCAGTCGATGGACAGCACCCAGTCGCCCGTTGCATAGTCCAGCGCACGCTGCTTTTGGGGCCCATAACCTGGCCAATCGGTCACGTAGACCTTGTCGGTGTAGCGCCGTGCGATCTCCACCGTGCGGTCGTCGCTTCCGCTGTCGACGACGATGATCTCGTCGGCGACCGGCGCCACCGAGGATAGGCACGCGTCGATGCGGTCCTCCTCATTGAAGGAGATGACGATCACGGACAGCGTACTGCGGCGTTCGTTCATCGGACAGCAGACTCCTGGATATGCGGCGTTCTGCCGTGATGACGGAGCGCGATGCAATCAAAGTACGCATCGATGAGCGGCATCGCTCAGCCCTGCGCCATGAGTTCTTGGTAAACGCGCATCGTCTCGTGCACCGTCCGCTCGACATTGAAGTCATCGCGAATGCGCCGCTGCGCCGCCCGGCCATACTTCAGCCGCTTATCGCGGTCGAGCAATAGTTCTTCCAAGGCTTCGGTCAGCGCCCCTTCGTCACCCGCCGGCACCACGCGACCGCTCACGCGATCTTGAACCAGCTCCGGGCTGCCGCCCGAGTCGGTCACGATCGGCGCGATCCCCTGCGCCATCGCCTCGATGACCGCGCGCGGCAAACCCTCGCGGCGCAGGGAAGGCAGAACGAAAACGTCAAACCCGCCCACCAACGCGGCCGCCTCGGGCCGAAACCCAAGAACATGAATTCGGTCGCGGCGCGGACTGGCGGCGATGGCACGATCGATCGTCTTGTCCTGTCCGCGGCCGAGCAGCACGAGGTGCGCGCCCAGTTGCTCGGGAAGGCGGTCGAACGCACGCACCAGCACATCGATGCCCTTGCGCGGACGCATACGGGCAACGCATCCGATAACGGGCGCGCCATTGGGTATGCCGATCGTTGCCAGATCGGGCTGAGCCTCCTGCTGGTACCACTCCAGACGGTGGCCCTTGTAGATCGTAACCACCTTCTCCGGCGGAACACGCAGCCACAGGAAGCGCATATTCAGGAAATAGCGCCGAATAGCCTCGCATACGCAGATAATCCGATCCACTCGAGGATTGAGAAACGACGCCCAGGAAAGCGGATCCAGGAAGCTGAGATTACCGACGATGCCGCGATAGGCCACGATGCGTACCGGCATGCCCTTGCTTGCGCGCAAAGTGTTGGAGAGCGCGATCTTGGTGAACACGTGCACAATATCGAATGCCCCGCTCTCCAGCCTGCGCCGCAGAGCGTTGATTGCCGTGCGGTCGAAGCGGTGTTGCAGGGGCAGTTCGTGCACCACGATACCGGCGTCCCGCAAAATGGACCGGCGCGCGGCTTGTGGGTCGCAGATGACCTCGAAGTCGAGACCCCGGGCTTTCAAGCCAAGCACGGTATGGCACTCACCCCGATCGATCTGGGTGAACACAAACAACACTCGCATTGCCGAACGGGCGGCGCTAGTCTCCATAGACCTGCCCCGGGGTTTGCCGTTGCATTGAGGAGTGGCCGTTCGTCTCCGTCACGTCGGCCGGCTGCGTCGCCGGCGCCAGATGGAAGCTGTACGCCAAGCCGGCAAAGAACGCGAAGTAGATCCATCCGATCTGTCGATCGACATAGGCCTCGGCGAAATTGACGACGATGAACAGCAACAGGACAGAGGCGAAGAAGAACGCCAGATCACCCGGCAGTTTCCCTGAGCGCCACGCCGCGTGGACCTGACGCACGAGAACCAGGAGCACGGCGAGCGTCAAC contains the following coding sequences:
- a CDS encoding glycosyltransferase family 2 protein, with translation MNERRSTLSVIVISFNEEDRIDACLSSVAPVADEIIVVDSGSDDRTVEIARRYTDKVYVTDWPGYGPQKQRALDYATGDWVLSIDCDEALDAKMQASIRKLLTNDAEEVAYRLPWGVTIYGKRLDYGRSARAPLRLFRRAAGRFSPDQVHEKLIVAPGKLGTLGGRLLHYTHRDFGHALDKAAKYAWLGAQKKHAAGKRGGGLFLASLRAAWVFVHIYVFRGGFLDGRVGYLMAVIYSQVEFNKYAGLWAIRRMERLERASSRRRGA
- a CDS encoding glycosyltransferase family 4 protein, with translation MFTQIDRGECHTVLGLKARGLDFEVICDPQAARRSILRDAGIVVHELPLQHRFDRTAINALRRRLESGAFDIVHVFTKIALSNTLRASKGMPVRIVAYRGIVGNLSFLDPLSWASFLNPRVDRIICVCEAIRRYFLNMRFLWLRVPPEKVVTIYKGHRLEWYQQEAQPDLATIGIPNGAPVIGCVARMRPRKGIDVLVRAFDRLPEQLGAHLVLLGRGQDKTIDRAIAASPRRDRIHVLGFRPEAAALVGGFDVFVLPSLRREGLPRAVIEAMAQGIAPIVTDSGGSPELVQDRVSGRVVPAGDEGALTEALEELLLDRDKRLKYGRAAQRRIRDDFNVERTVHETMRVYQELMAQG